The genomic region CCGACACCTACATTATAGGCCTTGGCAAAGGAACCTTGGTTGATAGCCAAACCTAAACGATAGAGAGAGTTGATGTAAAGGATGGGTTGCCCAATTCTCACATCTGCAAATGATTTGCCATAAACAACCTGATTTTGATAAACCAGCATATCTGCGTGATAGATAGTCACTTCAAAACGGTCACCAAAGTCTGGTTCCAGTTTGTAAAATTCTTCTCGTGTGACAGAGGTCCAAAGCGAACCAAAACGCACATCTAGAATATCAATAGCTCCCTTTACCAGATGATCTTCAATGATTGTCTCTACGACTGGAAGTTCCACAATCTGATCTACACTGAGCTCTGGCCCCACTTCCTCAAAACTAATGTGACCACTAGCCAGTTTAGCACCAGTATAAGCATAAACATCACGACCGTGGAAAGTATAAGAATGCTCTGTGTTTTGACGTCTATTGGCCACTTCAGAAATTTCACGAATGGCTACAATACCAACGTGTTTCTTGATAAAAGAAAGCGTTCCATTGTCTGGCGTGACAATGTATTGATTTTTTACAGTCTTGGCAACTACACTCTTACGTTTCGAGCCGACACCTGGATCGACCACCGATACAAATGTCGTTCCCTCAGGCCAGTAATCTACCGTCTGAAAGAGACGATAGCTCCCCTCAAAAATATTATAAGGCGTGATATCGTGCGTCAAATGATGAATTTTTAAGGTTGGAGATTCTTCTAAAGCCACTCCAATCATAGCCGATACCGCACCATCAACCAGACCAAAGTCTGATTGTAATACCAGTAAATTATTATTCATTTTATCTCCTTGTATATCCTTTATCATACCATATTTCAGAGAAAGTCGCTAATAGCTATTTCAATTGATTAGGGTATAGTTTTACCTTATAGCAAATTTCCTACTAAAAGCTCTTGTTATTAGCTAGTAGGTGCATTTTTTCTTGAAAAAAGGTATGATAGTTACATCATGAAAAAGTAGGTTTTATTATGAAAATTATCCTTGTCGGAGGGGGAAAAGTTGGTTCTGCCCTCTGTCGCTCCTTGGTTGCAGAAAAGCATGATGTTTTGCTGATTGAGCAAGACGAAGCTGTTCTCAATCATATTGTTAATCGCTTTGATATCATGGGTATCCTTGGTAACGGGGCCGATTTTACCATCCTTGAGCAAGCCAGTGTCCAGGATTGTGATATCTTTATCGCCCTGACTGAATACGATGAAGTGAACATGATTGCAGCCGTTCTAGCCAAAAAAATGGGAGCTAAAGAGA from Streptococcus mitis NCTC 12261 harbors:
- a CDS encoding SAM hydrolase/SAM-dependent halogenase family protein — its product is MNNNLLVLQSDFGLVDGAVSAMIGVALEESPTLKIHHLTHDITPYNIFEGSYRLFQTVDYWPEGTTFVSVVDPGVGSKRKSVVAKTVKNQYIVTPDNGTLSFIKKHVGIVAIREISEVANRRQNTEHSYTFHGRDVYAYTGAKLASGHISFEEVGPELSVDQIVELPVVETIIEDHLVKGAIDILDVRFGSLWTSVTREEFYKLEPDFGDRFEVTIYHADMLVYQNQVVYGKSFADVRIGQPILYINSLYRLGLAINQGSFAKAYNVGVGSSWTIEIKKIES